The following coding sequences lie in one Xanthomonas hortorum pv. pelargonii genomic window:
- a CDS encoding DUF1800 domain-containing protein, which yields MFERVAQARWVTALSVRTRRQRRWRVPLLLAGCVVVLSCSAAEAPLTPAQTRWLQRATYGVDADSAAQLQRLGPKRYGVLLLQASDNAALPAPIRAQLQQFDALHTPLVTLLTQYEADKIRLQTLPDGDEKAALRKAWQARGGQMLTQARQAQLLRAVYAPAQLREQLVWFWLNHFSVYADKGRVKWMAADYMENAIRPHATGKFADLVMATLESPAMLEYLDNAKNAKGKVNENYARELMELHTLGVHGGYSQQDVQQLALILTGAGLVPIKAEGAPPVPTAATTGQAQVVRKGLFEFNPARHQPGDKTLLGQRIAAGGLDEIERAVQLLVRQPACAQFVSQRLAEYFVSDKPPAALVSRMAKTFQRSDGDIAKVMQAMLDAPEFAQAQPRKFKDPNRFVVSAMRLAYEDQPVVNAAPMVSWVQQLGEPVFGRITPDGWSLQSQAWTSSGQLARRFEVARSLGAGPKQLFRFDGDNDTPIPALTQIDTRLSYRWVAPSLSSGTREALSQARSPAEWNGFLLSSPDFNYR from the coding sequence CAGCGCAGATGGCGCGTGCCGTTGCTGTTGGCGGGCTGCGTCGTCGTGCTGTCGTGCAGTGCCGCCGAAGCGCCATTGACGCCAGCACAGACACGTTGGTTGCAGCGTGCCACCTACGGCGTGGATGCCGATAGCGCGGCGCAGCTGCAGCGGCTCGGCCCCAAGCGCTACGGCGTCTTGCTATTGCAAGCCAGCGACAATGCCGCATTGCCAGCGCCGATCCGTGCACAACTGCAGCAGTTCGATGCGCTGCACACGCCATTGGTGACCTTGCTGACGCAATACGAGGCCGACAAGATCCGTCTGCAAACGCTGCCCGATGGCGATGAGAAGGCTGCCTTGCGCAAGGCCTGGCAGGCGCGTGGCGGTCAGATGCTGACCCAGGCGCGTCAGGCGCAATTGCTGCGTGCGGTGTATGCGCCGGCGCAGCTGCGCGAGCAGTTGGTGTGGTTCTGGCTCAATCACTTCAGCGTGTACGCCGACAAGGGGCGCGTGAAATGGATGGCGGCCGACTACATGGAAAACGCGATTCGTCCGCACGCCACCGGCAAGTTCGCCGACCTGGTGATGGCGACGCTGGAAAGCCCGGCGATGCTGGAATATCTGGATAACGCCAAGAATGCCAAAGGCAAGGTCAACGAAAACTACGCGCGCGAATTGATGGAGTTGCACACGCTGGGCGTGCATGGCGGCTACAGCCAGCAGGATGTGCAGCAACTGGCGCTGATACTGACCGGCGCCGGTCTGGTGCCGATCAAGGCCGAAGGCGCGCCGCCAGTACCAACTGCTGCAACAACGGGGCAGGCGCAGGTGGTGCGCAAGGGCCTGTTCGAATTCAATCCTGCGCGCCATCAACCCGGCGACAAGACCTTGCTGGGCCAGCGCATCGCCGCTGGCGGTCTGGATGAGATCGAACGTGCAGTGCAGCTGTTGGTACGGCAACCGGCGTGCGCGCAGTTTGTGTCGCAGCGCCTGGCCGAGTATTTCGTCAGCGACAAGCCACCGGCCGCACTGGTCTCGCGCATGGCAAAGACCTTTCAACGCAGCGATGGCGATATCGCCAAGGTGATGCAGGCCATGCTGGACGCGCCGGAATTTGCGCAGGCGCAACCGCGCAAGTTCAAGGATCCGAATCGGTTTGTGGTGTCGGCCATGCGGCTGGCGTATGAGGATCAACCGGTGGTCAACGCCGCGCCGATGGTGAGCTGGGTGCAGCAACTCGGCGAGCCGGTGTTCGGGCGCATCACCCCCGATGGATGGTCGCTGCAATCGCAGGCGTGGACCAGCTCCGGGCAACTGGCGCGACGCTTCGAAGTGGCGCGTTCGCTGGGCGCAGGACCCAAGCAACTGTTTCGCTTCGATGGCGATAACGACACGCCAATTCCTGCGCTGACGCAGATCGATACGCGTCTATCGTATCGCTGGGTTGCGCCGTCGCTTTCCAGCGGCACGCGTGAGGCGTTGAGCCAGGCGCGTTCGCCGGCGGAGTGGAACGGGTTTTTGCTGTCATCGCCGGACTTCAACTATCGCTGA